A single genomic interval of Lucilia cuprina isolate Lc7/37 chromosome 2, ASM2204524v1, whole genome shotgun sequence harbors:
- the LOC111682761 gene encoding uncharacterized protein LOC111682761, producing the protein MDIKTLLLKSLSSKKPIRASRRIIYRKLCFYYKICGKRKNVVYQKYKTPNCKIKTWAEHIKHYRTNLKRYRKKKNIMEDNLAISKDINFEDKATTTIEIPRHIQAIQTEIALKPLITKTKSTQSEIVKSTNTDDNTRNSNTQTDLFIDMINSDKTSEPLCWRTSTRDFDVVIYMLNEIGEIVINQNQLLSSNSEMIKEIVERNSMTDSKTLKSDSRSITTQTDEPVECVKSDNASQTVTNVIKSRKLLCLKGKISSSQHKKPIDMKKS; encoded by the exons atggataTAAAAACATTGTTATTAAAATCCTTGTCATCAAAAAAACCAATAAGAGCCAGTCGCCgtattatatatagaaaattgtg tttttattataaaatatgtggTAAAAGGAAAAATGTTGTCTATCAAAAGTATAAAACACCCAATTGCAAGATAAAAACTTGGGCGGAACATATAAAACATTATCGTACTAATTTGAAAAGATAtcgcaaaaagaaaaatataatggaAGATAATTTAGCAATatcgaaagatataaatttcgAAGATAAAGCAACAACTACTATAGAAATTCCAAGACATATACAAGCAATACAAACTGAAATAGCGCTAAAGcctttaataacaaaaaccaaGTCAACACAAAGTGAAAT AGTGAAATCCACCAATACTGATGACAATACTAGAAACTCTAATACCCAAACAGATTTGTTTATTGATATGATAAATTCAGATAAAACTTCAGAACCTTTATGTTGGAGGACGTCGACTAGAGATTttgatgttgttatttatatgttaaatgAAATTGGTGAAATAGTAATCAATCAAAATCAGTTATTAAGTTCTAATTCGGAAATGATAAAGGAAATAGTGGAAAGAAACTCGATGACAGATTCTAAAACGTTAAAGAGCGATAGTAG atcAATAACAACTCAAACTGATGAGCCAGTTGAATGTGTTAAAAGCGACAATGCAAGTCAAACTGTAACGAATGTGATCAAGTCAAGAAAATTGTTATGTCTTAAGGGAAAAATCAGCAGTAGTCAACATAAAAAACCTATTGATATGAAAAAATCCTAA
- the LOC111682757 gene encoding asparagine-rich zinc finger protein AZF1 has product MREKHHSPRKMLPSPKQGSVYPILGSVPYNLNSNVPYDLTSPSRASTTALTSALTALYQTQKELKHKERRRGTVDQPLDLRLAHKKQDGACGAASVGEDDQNSTTEMMEDENSNLVMIASSHKQSSAALEKSCQSSECNNNNNNIMNNHSLRIQTEHQDKLEGNLLNEMNNNDTSLLQQNQNHTVRNQFDNLNSKKILRVLRDQAKSLPNNLEQLPFPVTALHPTLLETIAKAMPPLPYRNLFFMPRPNQPGNTSNFSFFNAPMGKDTKKSSSTVSATTSTPPIANTDASTLNDINFEATQQTRCSLTENLTNSLLINQNSPTAPATTPNQATYRHKRTTTTTTVNSRTNTQVSGNLSYKSKDRYTCKFCGKVFPRSANLTRHLRTHTGEQPYKCKYCERSFSISSNLQRHVRNIHNKERPFKCEICERCFGQQTNLDRHLKKHEADAASMGLGLNERLRGGLRRFCENPAEESYFEEIRSFMGKVTQLPLNATTASSAKHAIAGPESSTTPHSEPQSPGRSSSYAPSDPDSAASGLRIITHDDQSNHSNQSNDQHNYPQRQPQHPGQGDKLSLSNSSSPSSTDDNEVSSTPTTATKLTTYESSSTRGCPTTT; this is encoded by the coding sequence ATGAGAGAAAAACATCATTCTCCTAGAAAAATGCTTCCCAGCCCCAAACAAGGGTCAGTGTACCCGATTTTAGGCTCAGTGCCCTACAATTTAAACTCAAATGTACCTTATGATTTGACATCGCCTTCAAGAGCGTCTACCACCGCATTGACATcggccttgacggccttatatCAAACACAAAAAGAACTTAAGCACAAAGAACGAAGGCGTGGCACTGTAGATCAACCTTTAGACTTACGATTAGCCCATAAGAAACAGGATGGTGCATGTGGTGCAGCTAGTGTAGGGGAAGACGATCAAAATTCGACCACAGAAATGATGGAAGATGAAAATAGTAATTTAGTTATGATAGCTTCATCCCATAAACAATCATCGGCGGCTTTGGAAAAATCTTGTCAAAGTTCggaatgtaataataataacaataatattatgaaTAATCATTCGTTACGTATACAAACCGAACATCAAGATAAATTAGAGGGCAACCTTTTGAATGAAATGAATAATAATGATACCAGCTTATTGCAACAGAATCAAAATCATACGGTGCGTAATCAGTTCGATAATTTGAATAGTAAGAAAATATTAAGAGTATTGAGGGACCAGGCTAAATCGTTACCCAACAATTTGGAACAATTGCCTTTTCCCGTTACAGCTTTACATCCCACTCTACTGGAGACGATAGCCAAAGCAATGCCACCCCTACCATATAGAAATCTTTTCTTTATGCCGCGACCGAATCAACCGGGAAACACgtccaatttttctttttttaatgcacCTATGGGCAAAGACACTAAAAAAAGTTCCAGCACAGTATCAGCGACTACAAGCACACCTCCTATAGCAAATACAGATGCTTCTACGCTTAATGACATTAATTTTGAGGCAACACAACAAACACGCTGTTCTTTAACTGAAAATCTTACCAACTCCCTGCTAATCAATCAAAATAGTCCAACAGCGCCTGCAACAACTCCTAACCAAGCAACATATCGTCATAAACGAACCACTACTACTACAACTGTCAACTCTCGTACAAACACTCAAGTCTCGGGTAACCTTTCGTACAAATCTAAGGATCGCTACACCTGTAAATTTTGTGGCAAAGTATTTCCTCGCTCTGCAAATCTAACGCGTCACTTGAGAACCCACACGGGTGAACAGCCGTACAAATGTAAATACTGTGAACGTTCCTTTAGTATATCATCGAACCTGCAACGACATGTCCGTAATATTCACAACAAAGAGAGACCTTTTAAGTGTGAAATATGTGAGAGATGTTTTGGCCAACAAACTAATTTGGATAGACATTTGAAGAAGCACGAAGCTGATGCTGCCTCTATGGGTCTCGGGCTAAACGAGCGATTAAGAGGTGGTTTACGACGCTTTTGTGAAAATCCTGCTGAAGAATCTTATTTCGAGGAAATACGCTCCTTTATGGGCAAAGTAACACAATTACCACTAAATGCCACCACCGCTAGTTCAGCTAAACATGCCATTGCAGGACCCGAAAGCTCTACAACACCACATTCCGAACCTCAATCGCCTGGTCGAAGTTCTTCGTATGCACCTTCCGATCCTGACTCGGCTGCCAGTGGCTTGAGAATTATAACACATGATGATCAAAGCAATCATAGTAATCAATCCAACGATCAGCATAACTACCCACAAAGACAACCGCAACATCCTGGTCAAGGCGATAAATTATCGCTCTCAAACTCTTCCTCACCATCTTCCACCGATGACAATGAGGTCTCTTCTACTCCTACCACAGCAACTAAATTAACAACATATGAATCGTCGTCTACCAGAGGGTGTCCCACAACAACCTAA